The Candidatus Hydrogenedentota bacterium sequence CCCCGTGTTTGCCGCGGACGACATTCAGGTTTCGACGGTTATTGGCCAGGAGTTTCCGGGGAAATACAAGCACCCGTGTACGTTCACGGAACTCGATAACGGCGACATTCTGCTTGCCTATTATGGCGGTAGCGGAGAGTATGAGGACGATTCGAAGGTGTGGGCCATGCGTTTGCCCAAGGGGGAAAGCAAATGGACAACGCCGGTCATCATTGCGGACACGCCGTTTCTGGGTGAGGGCAATCCCGTCGTGTGGCAAGCGCCGGATGGCGTGGTCTGGCTGTTCTACGTGCAGCGGCACGGCAATACATGGTCCGATTCGCGGATTCGCGGCAAGATCTCAACCGATGGCGGCCACACGTGGTCGGATTCGTTCGATATAACGTACGAGCAGGGGACGATGGTGCAGGGGCTGCCGATTGCGTTGCGTGACGGCGATTACCTGCTGCCAGCGTATTTCGAGACCGGCCATGATCGCGAAGCTACGGCGCCGGATACGGCTTCATTCTTCATCCGCATCGATCCCAAGAAGGGCACGTGGACGGAGACCAACCGCATTCATTCCAAGTATGGCAACTTGCAGCCGTCGCCGGTTCAGATTGACGACAATTACCTGGTTGCCTATTGCCGGCGCGGTGGAAGCTTCGATCCGATTCCGGATGGGCGTTTGGTGCGGACCGAATCGCGCGATGGCGGCAAGACGTGGAGCGAAGGCACGGAGTCGCAGTTCAAGAATCCGAATGCGGCGTGCAGTTTCATCCGTCTGAAGAATGGGCACCTTGTGCTGGTATATAACGACAGCATCGTTGACCGGAATCCGTTGACTGTCTCGATCTCCACGGACAATGACAAGACCTATGCCTATAAGCGGGACATTGCACAAGGACCAGTCGAGACGACGACCTTTGCGTATCCCGTTGCGCAGCAGACCAAGGATGGAAAGATCCATGTGATCTGCACCACGGAGACTCGCAGCAAGATTCTTCATTTCGTGTTCGACGAAGAGGCGATTCTGAGTCACAAGGCGGAGCAATAAGCAGGGTCAGATTCAGTCTTCCTAGTCTGGCGCGAGTGCGCGCGTGGAGCGGGTACGGACGACATCCAGAGCGCAGAGCAGGAAGCCAATGATCGAGGCCAGGTATTGTTCGTTGGCCAGGGCGGTCAAGGCGAAGAAGAGTACGATGCTGAGTCCTATGGCTTGGCTGCTGCGGGCAGGCGATGTGGAGCGCCCCGCGACGGCCAGCGCAACATATGACACCAGCAGCCATCCCGCGAAGTTGGTCCATGGGATGCCGTAGTACCAGCCGGGGTGTGTCCAGCGCCAGTAATTTAGGGGGCCGGCCGCAAGCGGATCGATGACGAGATCGATGGCGGTAAGCCACAGGGCCCCAAGGACGAGTCTTTTCCATCCGAATACACGAACGGACGCAAGATGCGCTTGCACGTAGGCTATCAGCACGAGCCACGCACAAATCATCACGACCGGAACGCCAAGGAGCAGAGGTTGCAGGGTCGTTGTGTATTGGTATTCGCCGAAGGGGAAGCGAGTGTGAACGCCGGCGAATTCCGCGAGCAAGCCGACGGCCGCCGCGGCGAGCGTGCGCGCGACGTCTTTTGCCTGCAACGAAGCGAGTGCCAGGATGCCGGCCAACAACAGAAAGACGGGTGCGGTCCATTGCGCGTCGCCGGGAGGACCGTCAAGCAGCCAATAGGAGACAATGCCACCTACCCAAAGGAGGGCGTAGAACGCCACGGCCGCGAATAGAACCGCTTTACGCGCCTTCATGTCTCGCAATCAGTTCACATGTAATGCGTGCCGACTGGAGAACGGTCGGTGTGCCACCGCCGGGGTGGGAACTGCCTCCAACATAATAAAGGCCCGCATAGTTGCGATCTTTGTTGGGCGGACGAAAGAAGGCTTTGCGCCACCCATGCGAATGCGTGCCGTAGATTGCGCCGCCGGGCATCAAGTAGCGATGCGCGATGTGGCGTGGAGTCCACGCGGTTTCCACGGCGATGTCGTCTTCAATATCCGGGAAACCGCCCTTGCGAAGACGATTGAAGACGCGGGAACGCGCATCCTGTAGCGAGGCGCTATCCCAGGAATCGTGGTCGTTTGCGGGTGCGTTGGCCATGACGAACAGCGCCTCACCATCGCCAGGCACTAGCGAACGATCGCTTCGACTTGGCGCGCTCACGTAGACCGTCGGATCGTCGGGGAACCTGCGTTCGTTAAAGAGTTGTCTGAACTCGCGGGGGTAGTCCGCGGAGAAGAAGACGCTGTGGTGATGGATTTCGGGGAGAGAACGCCGAACGCCGAGCAGGAAAACCAGTCCGGATAGCGAGCGCGCCGCGGGAGGCACCGAGGGGCTTTCTGAATTGCCGAGAAGGTGATCTGCGCACGCTGCGTCGCCGTTCATAATGACCACGTCGGCGGGAATCCGCTCGCCGCTGTCAAGCTCGACTCCGGTGGCACGACGCGCGGAATGCGTGATGTGGGAGACCTTGGCGTTCGTACGCAATTCGACGCCATGCTTGTGCAGCAATTGAACAAGGGACTCGACAATGCGGTAGAGGCCACCGGACACATACCAGCCACCAAACGCGTACTCGATGTACGGAATCACGAGAAGTGTCGCCGGGCATTCATACGGAGAAGAACCGACGTACGTAGGGTAGCGGTCGTATAGCTGCTGAAGGTGAGGACTGTTGA is a genomic window containing:
- a CDS encoding carotenoid biosynthesis protein, giving the protein MKARKAVLFAAVAFYALLWVGGIVSYWLLDGPPGDAQWTAPVFLLLAGILALASLQAKDVARTLAAAAVGLLAEFAGVHTRFPFGEYQYTTTLQPLLLGVPVVMICAWLVLIAYVQAHLASVRVFGWKRLVLGALWLTAIDLVIDPLAAGPLNYWRWTHPGWYYGIPWTNFAGWLLVSYVALAVAGRSTSPARSSQAIGLSIVLFFALTALANEQYLASIIGFLLCALDVVRTRSTRALAPD
- a CDS encoding exo-alpha-sialidase, whose amino-acid sequence is MRTTCQILALVLILICPVFAADDIQVSTVIGQEFPGKYKHPCTFTELDNGDILLAYYGGSGEYEDDSKVWAMRLPKGESKWTTPVIIADTPFLGEGNPVVWQAPDGVVWLFYVQRHGNTWSDSRIRGKISTDGGHTWSDSFDITYEQGTMVQGLPIALRDGDYLLPAYFETGHDREATAPDTASFFIRIDPKKGTWTETNRIHSKYGNLQPSPVQIDDNYLVAYCRRGGSFDPIPDGRLVRTESRDGGKTWSEGTESQFKNPNAACSFIRLKNGHLVLVYNDSIVDRNPLTVSISTDNDKTYAYKRDIAQGPVETTTFAYPVAQQTKDGKIHVICTTETRSKILHFVFDEEAILSHKAEQ
- the crtI gene encoding phytoene desaturase; the protein is MKHAVIIGGGLGGLGAALRLAARNWQVTVCEQGPALGGKMNSWKASGFTFDTGPSLITMPWIFRELFEVAGSRLEDHLELVLMRPLASMNYDDGMQFIYSSNLPDWLDTLRRIAPNDIDGFYRFMQLGARLWELSKETFLRRPISQPPDRRVLSALRHFPFRHAWGNYHNAVKAHFNSPHLQQLYDRYPTYVGSSPYECPATLLVIPYIEYAFGGWYVSGGLYRIVESLVQLLHKHGVELRTNAKVSHITHSARRATGVELDSGERIPADVVIMNGDAACADHLLGNSESPSVPPAARSLSGLVFLLGVRRSLPEIHHHSVFFSADYPREFRQLFNERRFPDDPTVYVSAPSRSDRSLVPGDGEALFVMANAPANDHDSWDSASLQDARSRVFNRLRKGGFPDIEDDIAVETAWTPRHIAHRYLMPGGAIYGTHSHGWRKAFFRPPNKDRNYAGLYYVGGSSHPGGGTPTVLQSARITCELIARHEGA